From Polaribacter butkevichii, a single genomic window includes:
- a CDS encoding transglutaminase family protein yields MIFDLWHKTKYSYENGASFCHNITTLKPKTFKGQTVLEYKLEISPTPTDISERLDFFGNTVTRFSIQQNHEELIVIARSKVARDYNLQIEGENFVEGKKVTVAESLELLKGIQPDIIEARQFVLVSPLISDMSTVIKEYALVSFKPERSLYEASYELMQRIFTDFDFVAGFTNIATPLKEVMKEKKGVCQDFAQIAIACVRSMGLPARYVSGYIETVAPEGKEKLIGTDASHAWFSVFIPTLGWVDFDPTNNQIPKNQHIVVAHGRDYYDVPPLKGVIYSTGKSTMDVSVDLRPAKNHQSQQQSQF; encoded by the coding sequence ATGATTTTTGATCTTTGGCATAAAACAAAATATAGTTATGAAAACGGCGCTTCGTTTTGTCATAATATAACCACCTTAAAGCCTAAAACTTTTAAAGGACAAACTGTTTTAGAATACAAATTAGAAATAAGCCCAACTCCTACAGACATTTCTGAAAGACTAGACTTTTTTGGTAATACGGTTACACGCTTTTCGATACAGCAAAATCATGAAGAACTAATTGTTATCGCACGTAGTAAAGTTGCTAGAGATTACAACCTTCAAATAGAAGGAGAAAATTTTGTGGAAGGAAAAAAAGTGACTGTAGCAGAATCTTTAGAATTATTAAAAGGAATACAACCAGACATTATTGAAGCAAGACAATTTGTATTAGTCTCTCCTTTAATTTCTGATATGAGTACTGTAATTAAAGAATATGCATTGGTTTCTTTTAAACCAGAAAGATCTTTATACGAGGCTTCTTATGAATTAATGCAACGTATTTTTACTGATTTTGATTTTGTTGCTGGTTTTACAAACATAGCTACACCATTAAAAGAAGTAATGAAAGAGAAAAAAGGTGTTTGCCAAGATTTTGCGCAAATTGCCATTGCTTGTGTTAGGTCTATGGGCTTACCTGCAAGATATGTTAGTGGTTATATAGAAACAGTAGCTCCAGAGGGTAAAGAAAAATTGATTGGTACAGATGCTTCTCATGCTTGGTTTTCTGTATTTATACCTACTTTGGGTTGGGTAGATTTTGACCCAACTAACAATCAAATACCAAAAAATCAACACATTGTAGTTGCACATGGTAGAGATTATTATGATGTACCTCCATTAAAAGGTGTAATTTATAGTACAGGTAAAAGTACTATGGATGTTTCTGTAGATTTAAGACCAGCTAAAAACCATCAAAGTCAGCAACAATCTCAATTTTAA
- a CDS encoding carbohydrate kinase family protein has product MANITCFGEVLLDVFPTHKKIGGAPLNVAVRLQSLDNNVYIITRVGADDNGQKIKDFIKENNVNKVALQVDENLKTGKVKVILDDKGCASYDIMFPRAWDQIELTESAKKIVKVSDAFVFGSLVARDEVSRNTLYELLKIANYKIFDVNLRAPYYNIDGLSYLMKEANFIKFNDDEIFEISKGLNFSSNSLEKNIQFIAEATDTKSICVTKGSAGAILYYDDKFYYNSGYSIEVKDTVGAGDSFLASLINKLLKEVDPQEALDFACAVGAIVASSEGANPEIKESDILNFIAQKTV; this is encoded by the coding sequence ATGGCAAATATTACATGTTTTGGCGAAGTGCTTTTGGACGTGTTTCCAACGCACAAAAAAATAGGAGGAGCTCCTTTAAACGTTGCAGTAAGATTACAATCTTTAGATAATAATGTATATATAATAACTAGGGTTGGAGCAGATGATAATGGTCAAAAAATTAAGGATTTTATTAAGGAAAATAACGTTAACAAAGTAGCCTTACAAGTAGATGAAAATCTAAAAACAGGAAAAGTTAAAGTAATACTAGATGATAAAGGTTGTGCTTCTTATGACATTATGTTTCCTAGGGCTTGGGATCAAATTGAATTGACAGAAAGTGCAAAGAAAATAGTTAAGGTTTCAGATGCTTTTGTTTTTGGTAGTTTGGTGGCTAGAGATGAAGTCTCTAGAAATACACTGTATGAACTTTTAAAAATAGCAAACTATAAAATTTTTGATGTTAATCTTAGAGCACCTTATTATAATATAGATGGTTTAAGTTATTTAATGAAGGAAGCTAATTTTATTAAATTTAATGATGATGAAATTTTTGAAATTTCAAAAGGATTAAATTTTTCATCAAATTCATTAGAAAAAAATATTCAATTTATAGCAGAAGCTACAGACACTAAATCTATTTGTGTTACAAAAGGTAGTGCAGGTGCAATACTTTATTATGATGACAAATTTTATTATAATAGTGGTTATTCAATAGAAGTTAAAGATACAGTAGGTGCTGGAGATTCTTTTTTAGCTTCTTTAATAAATAAATTATTAAAAGAGGTTGATCCTCAAGAAGCGTTAGATTTTGCTTGTGCTGTTGGTGCCATTGTTGCAAGTAGTGAAGGCGCAAATCCTGAAATTAAAGAAAGTGATATTTTAAACTTTATTGCACAAAAGACTGTTTAA
- a CDS encoding circularly permuted type 2 ATP-grasp protein, protein MMIEDKKVEKTILYDYFLNKTKYDELLISKMDEKSDWKILLDNLQKIGPKELASKQADIDWLLAENGVTYNVYNDPKGLNRPWNLNVVPFIIHQKEWTEVEKGIQQRSELLNLILKDLYGKRELLKNGIIPPEVIYAHRGFLRSCDQIEYKTAKQLLVHAVDLARGPDGRMWVVNDRTQAPSGMGYALENRFSTSKIIPEIFNNINVKQPSTFFNDFNKLLLNVAPSNKENPMVVILTPGPHNETYFEHSFLSSFLGHPLVKGNDLVVRHGKVWLKSLKGLKQVDVILRRVDDNFMDPLELKEDSYLGVAGLLEVVRLQNVAIVNPIGSGILENPALIPFMENICEFFLKEKLILPQIASWWCGQEKERKHVLEDLPSYVVKRIDRSHREHIYFCEFLSKEELKDLKAEILENPNRFVAQEKISFSTAPNFVGEKLEPRKILCRTFSIAKQNGYSIMPGGLVRVAAEREELFVSNQRGGTSKDFWIVSDKKQNYLQNYSWNKTTSNHTESINDVPSNTAENLYWSGRYLGRTLFTARYLRMVLNQMTHVQYNNDRKSESESLKILFQSITNITSTFPGFTGEKAEEALKNPLKEIKALTLDNQRIGGFAQSMQSFNNSYYSLRNLWSKDMWRVFDGIQKQLVKLKEEESYSASTLSKFFDKIITRLIAFMALSEESILVRQGLLLYFIGLQIEQASMTIEKFRSLIIVNYNEELEYEILESLLNSHESLNIYRYSYKSYLSIENVLKLLLLDKEYSRSLMYQVHRIKKDIDRLPKANASLEMTACQKNIDTVITKIQSLSLKEILEIDETSNMRKNLDELLSDLSDLLNTTSLSVSDTYFNHSQQQKQLVDRKISN, encoded by the coding sequence ATGATGATAGAAGACAAAAAAGTTGAGAAGACAATTTTATATGATTATTTTTTAAATAAAACGAAATATGACGAATTATTAATCTCTAAGATGGACGAAAAATCGGATTGGAAAATTTTATTAGACAATTTACAAAAAATTGGTCCCAAAGAATTAGCTTCTAAACAAGCTGATATAGATTGGCTTTTAGCAGAAAACGGTGTTACTTACAATGTATATAATGATCCTAAAGGATTAAATAGACCTTGGAATTTAAATGTAGTACCGTTTATAATTCATCAAAAAGAATGGACAGAAGTTGAAAAAGGAATTCAACAAAGATCTGAGCTTTTAAACCTAATTTTAAAAGATTTATACGGAAAACGTGAATTGCTTAAAAACGGAATTATTCCGCCAGAAGTAATTTACGCCCATCGTGGTTTTTTACGTTCTTGTGATCAAATTGAATATAAAACAGCAAAACAATTACTGGTACATGCAGTAGATTTAGCGAGAGGTCCAGATGGCAGAATGTGGGTTGTAAATGATAGAACACAAGCGCCTTCTGGTATGGGATATGCTTTAGAAAACAGATTTTCTACAAGTAAAATTATTCCTGAGATATTTAACAATATCAATGTAAAACAACCCTCTACTTTCTTTAATGATTTTAACAAATTATTGTTGAATGTTGCTCCGTCGAATAAAGAAAATCCAATGGTGGTTATTTTAACACCAGGGCCACATAATGAAACTTATTTTGAACATTCCTTTTTATCTTCATTTTTAGGGCATCCTCTGGTAAAAGGAAATGATTTAGTGGTAAGACACGGTAAAGTTTGGTTAAAATCTTTAAAAGGATTAAAACAAGTTGATGTTATTTTAAGACGTGTAGATGATAATTTTATGGATCCTTTAGAATTAAAGGAAGATTCTTATTTAGGAGTTGCTGGTTTATTAGAAGTAGTACGTTTACAAAATGTTGCCATCGTAAACCCTATTGGAAGTGGTATTTTAGAAAACCCTGCCCTCATCCCATTTATGGAAAACATCTGTGAATTCTTCTTAAAAGAAAAATTGATTTTACCACAAATTGCTTCGTGGTGGTGCGGACAAGAAAAAGAACGAAAACATGTACTAGAAGACCTGCCTTCTTATGTGGTAAAAAGAATAGACAGATCGCATAGAGAACATATTTATTTCTGTGAATTTTTAAGTAAGGAAGAACTAAAAGATTTAAAAGCAGAGATTTTAGAAAATCCGAATAGATTTGTTGCTCAAGAAAAAATATCCTTTTCTACAGCTCCTAACTTTGTGGGAGAAAAATTAGAACCACGTAAAATTTTATGTAGAACTTTTTCTATTGCTAAACAAAATGGTTATAGCATAATGCCAGGTGGTTTGGTTAGAGTTGCTGCAGAACGAGAAGAACTATTTGTTTCTAACCAACGTGGAGGAACTAGTAAAGATTTTTGGATTGTTTCTGATAAAAAACAAAATTATCTGCAAAACTATTCTTGGAACAAAACAACCTCTAACCACACAGAAAGCATTAATGATGTGCCAAGTAATACAGCAGAAAACTTGTATTGGTCTGGTAGGTATTTAGGTAGAACGTTGTTTACTGCAAGGTATTTAAGAATGGTTTTAAACCAAATGACACATGTACAATACAACAATGATCGAAAATCAGAATCAGAAAGTTTAAAAATATTATTTCAATCTATTACCAATATAACATCTACTTTTCCTGGTTTTACTGGAGAAAAAGCAGAAGAAGCTTTAAAAAATCCGCTAAAAGAAATTAAAGCACTTACTTTAGATAACCAAAGAATTGGTGGTTTTGCACAGTCTATGCAAAGCTTTAACAACTCTTATTATTCTTTAAGAAACTTGTGGTCTAAAGATATGTGGAGAGTTTTTGATGGAATTCAGAAACAATTGGTCAAATTAAAAGAAGAAGAAAGTTACTCTGCTAGTACTTTATCTAAATTCTTTGATAAAATTATTACCAGACTTATTGCTTTTATGGCTTTATCAGAAGAAAGTATTTTAGTAAGACAAGGACTCCTACTCTACTTTATCGGTTTGCAGATAGAGCAAGCTTCTATGACCATCGAAAAATTTAGATCTTTAATCATTGTAAATTATAATGAAGAATTAGAATACGAAATTTTAGAATCACTTTTAAATAGTCATGAGAGTTTAAATATTTACAGATACAGTTACAAATCTTATTTAAGTATAGAAAATGTACTAAAATTATTACTTTTAGATAAAGAGTATTCTAGATCTTTAATGTATCAAGTACATCGAATTAAAAAAGATATTGATAGATTACCAAAAGCAAATGCATCTTTAGAAATGACCGCTTGTCAGAAAAATATTGATACCGTAATTACTAAAATACAAAGCTTATCGCTAAAAGAAATTTTAGAAATTGATGAAACTTCTAATATGCGTAAAAATTTAGATGAATTATTATCTGATTTAAGCGATTTATTAAATACTACTTCGTTGTCCGTTTCAGACACTTACTTTAACCACTCTCAACAACAGAAACAGTTGGTAGATAGAAAAATTTCTAATTAA
- a CDS encoding EamA family transporter, with product MWMYLGLLAALFLGLHNLCKKHAVQGNEVFPVLLGTISAGFLLILPFYLGSIWNPNYMQKIGFYIKNIPWTIHGFIFIKSMIMAASWVLAYQALKHLPITIVTPIRSAGPFFTFIGAIFIYQEKPNPLQWVGFFLIIFSVLLYSKIGKKEGINFKRNKWIFAIIGATFLGASSGLYDKFLIQNLSLNPQTLQFWFCFYTILILLIILSITWFPYADKRKAFKFRWSIPAVGILLQTADYFYFKALQDPDALIMLLSAIKRSQILIAVVVGGLLFKEQNKRKKLVPLFGILLGVFLILYS from the coding sequence ATGTGGATGTACTTAGGACTTTTAGCTGCTTTATTTTTAGGATTACACAATTTATGTAAAAAACATGCCGTACAAGGTAATGAGGTTTTCCCTGTATTGTTGGGAACTATTTCTGCTGGTTTTTTATTGATACTTCCCTTCTATTTGGGATCTATTTGGAATCCAAATTATATGCAAAAGATAGGATTTTATATAAAAAATATTCCTTGGACTATTCATGGGTTTATTTTTATAAAATCGATGATAATGGCAGCTTCTTGGGTTTTAGCATATCAAGCATTAAAACATTTACCAATTACTATTGTAACCCCAATTAGATCTGCAGGCCCTTTTTTTACGTTTATAGGTGCCATTTTTATTTATCAAGAAAAACCAAATCCACTGCAATGGGTTGGTTTCTTTCTTATTATCTTTTCTGTTCTATTATATTCTAAAATTGGAAAAAAGGAAGGCATTAACTTTAAAAGAAATAAATGGATTTTTGCCATTATCGGTGCAACCTTTTTAGGAGCTTCTAGTGGATTGTATGATAAATTTTTAATTCAGAACTTAAGCTTAAACCCACAAACATTACAATTTTGGTTTTGCTTCTACACCATTCTAATTTTATTAATAATTTTATCTATAACTTGGTTTCCTTATGCTGATAAAAGAAAAGCCTTTAAATTTAGATGGTCTATACCCGCAGTGGGAATTTTATTACAAACAGCAGACTACTTTTATTTTAAAGCTTTACAAGATCCTGATGCATTAATTATGTTATTATCGGCCATCAAAAGGAGTCAGATTTTAATTGCAGTTGTAGTTGGTGGATTGCTATTTAAAGAACAAAATAAACGTAAAAAATTGGTTCCTTTATTCGGTATTCTATTGGGGGTATTTTTAATATTATATTCTTAA
- a CDS encoding alpha-E domain-containing protein has product MLARVANNLFWMGRYIERSEHLARFLNVNYFSSLDAPDELSQSRQFVLRSVMYMSADEIIDADIILDEEAVLFNVGLNLEKPYSIVNTFINAHENARSSRDLISTELFECINTVNHRIKTYPIDQFVKSGLYDFTSIITQSASDARSKIKSTLLHDEVYAIIMLGVYLERAIQVSRIINSKLSDVAASKELYGELAGNYQWSTLLKCVSTHDMMRRFYKKTPTRKTSLEFIILNKKCPRSIKNCLFQIYKYICIISRNKVISDDSAAFLIGKIKAEFEYKLFADIDDNLEEFIADLIKKLILIASKLEENYFNITDPSFVKEQENKGEEETKTQTQEQK; this is encoded by the coding sequence ATGTTAGCAAGAGTAGCCAATAACCTTTTTTGGATGGGGAGATATATTGAACGTTCAGAGCACCTAGCAAGGTTTTTAAACGTTAATTACTTTTCTTCTTTAGATGCACCAGATGAATTATCACAATCTAGGCAATTTGTATTGCGTTCTGTAATGTATATGTCTGCAGATGAAATTATAGATGCTGATATTATATTAGACGAAGAAGCGGTTTTGTTTAATGTTGGGTTAAATTTAGAAAAGCCTTATTCCATAGTAAATACGTTTATAAATGCACACGAAAATGCCCGTAGTTCTAGAGATTTAATCTCAACAGAATTATTTGAATGTATCAATACTGTAAATCATAGAATAAAAACATATCCAATAGATCAGTTTGTAAAAAGTGGGTTGTATGATTTTACATCTATTATCACGCAATCTGCATCAGATGCAAGAAGTAAAATTAAAAGTACACTTTTACATGATGAAGTTTATGCTATTATTATGTTGGGTGTTTATTTAGAAAGAGCTATTCAAGTATCAAGAATTATAAATTCTAAGCTAAGTGATGTTGCTGCTTCTAAAGAACTTTACGGAGAATTAGCGGGTAATTACCAATGGTCTACACTTTTAAAATGTGTTTCTACACACGATATGATGCGCCGTTTCTATAAAAAAACGCCGACTAGAAAAACATCCTTAGAGTTTATTATTTTAAATAAAAAGTGTCCTAGGTCTATAAAAAACTGTTTGTTTCAAATCTATAAATATATTTGTATTATTTCTAGGAATAAGGTAATTTCTGATGATTCTGCGGCCTTTTTAATTGGTAAAATAAAAGCAGAGTTTGAGTATAAATTATTTGCAGATATTGATGATAATTTAGAAGAGTTTATTGCGGATTTAATAAAGAAATTAATTTTAATAGCATCAAAATTAGAAGAGAACTACTTTAATATTACAGACCCTAGTTTTGTAAAAGAACAAGAAAATAAGGGAGAAGAAGAAACAAAAACTCAAACACAAGAACAGAAATAA
- a CDS encoding circularly permuted type 2 ATP-grasp protein: MKKTTTLPLFSTYELDSRFYDELFNKNNEIREVYKTLYNLFGSYSVSEFDRLNKKAKDSFFNLGITFQVYGEKEVKEKIFPFDLFPRIINNKEWTTIEKGVLQRSKALNLFLWDIYHDQKIIKQGIVPKDLIDSSVNFLPQMKGLDPPGGIYNHISGTDLIKHADGNYYVLEDNIRCPSGVSYVIGNRTAVKHALFGVFNQYKAHTVVDYGSKLLETMESVKPNGVDAPVCVIITPGVYNSAYYEHSFLAKQMGVVLVEGRDLFVENGFVYMRTIYGPEKVDVIYRRIDDLYLDPLVFKKDSMLGVPGLFSVYLKGNVTLVNAPGTGVADDKAVYTYMPQIIKYYLDEEPILNNVHTYHCSRKDELKYVLENIDKLVVKPVDESGGYGISIGSKLTKEEIETVKKTILAAPRKYIAQPIMSLSTHPTYIDDNESFESRHVDLRTFTLLGKDIDFVLKGGLSRVALKKGNLIVNSSQGGGSKDTWVLKK; the protein is encoded by the coding sequence TTGAAAAAAACTACAACACTACCGCTATTTTCAACTTACGAATTAGATTCTAGATTTTATGATGAGCTCTTTAATAAGAATAATGAAATAAGAGAAGTTTATAAAACTTTGTATAATTTATTTGGATCTTATTCTGTTTCAGAATTTGATCGTTTAAATAAAAAAGCAAAAGATTCTTTTTTTAATCTCGGAATTACGTTTCAGGTTTATGGTGAGAAGGAGGTAAAAGAGAAAATTTTTCCTTTCGATTTATTTCCAAGAATTATTAATAATAAAGAATGGACTACCATAGAGAAAGGTGTTTTACAAAGAAGCAAAGCATTAAATCTTTTTCTTTGGGATATTTATCATGATCAGAAAATTATAAAACAAGGTATTGTACCTAAAGATTTAATTGATTCTTCTGTAAATTTTTTACCTCAAATGAAAGGGTTAGATCCTCCTGGAGGAATTTACAACCATATATCTGGTACCGATTTAATAAAGCATGCTGATGGTAATTATTATGTTTTAGAAGATAATATAAGATGTCCTTCTGGAGTAAGTTATGTTATAGGAAATAGAACAGCTGTAAAACATGCGTTGTTTGGTGTTTTTAATCAATATAAAGCACATACAGTGGTAGATTATGGATCTAAGTTATTAGAAACAATGGAGTCTGTAAAACCTAATGGAGTAGATGCGCCTGTTTGCGTTATTATTACGCCTGGTGTTTATAACTCTGCTTATTATGAGCATTCCTTTTTGGCAAAACAAATGGGGGTTGTTTTAGTAGAAGGTAGAGACTTATTTGTAGAAAATGGTTTTGTATACATGAGAACTATTTATGGACCAGAAAAAGTAGATGTTATTTATAGAAGAATAGATGATTTGTATTTAGATCCTTTGGTTTTTAAAAAGGATTCTATGTTGGGGGTTCCTGGTTTGTTTTCTGTCTATTTAAAAGGAAATGTAACTTTAGTAAACGCTCCTGGTACAGGTGTTGCAGATGATAAAGCTGTTTACACCTATATGCCACAAATTATTAAATATTATTTAGATGAAGAACCAATCTTAAACAATGTACACACCTATCATTGTAGTAGAAAAGACGAATTAAAGTATGTGCTAGAAAATATAGATAAGTTGGTTGTGAAACCTGTTGATGAGTCTGGTGGATATGGAATTTCTATTGGTAGTAAATTAACAAAAGAAGAAATAGAAACGGTTAAAAAAACAATATTAGCAGCCCCTAGAAAATATATAGCACAACCTATTATGTCTTTATCTACACACCCAACGTATATAGATGATAATGAATCTTTTGAGTCTAGGCACGTAGATTTAAGAACTTTTACCTTATTGGGAAAAGACATCGATTTTGTATTAAAAGGAGGCTTGTCTAGAGTTGCGCTTAAGAAAGGAAATTTAATAGTAAATTCATCTCAAGGTGGTGGTTCTAAAGACACTTGGGTTTTAAAAAAATAA